In the Flagellimonas sp. MMG031 genome, one interval contains:
- a CDS encoding RagB/SusD family nutrient uptake outer membrane protein — MKKTTYFLQLIIALFLFGCSEDFLDIPPEDSLSKAIFFESQADFEQAINATYAPLRDLQQAGGNAPGSAWGMGELTSDNTYYKFNPNYRAVQDGEGLADHYPNNANATIGAKYVTNYLIIARANQILDLIDDIEFEDQALQSNIKGQALFLRGLSYFDLVQFYGAVPLHTVPVTSRENAALPLSSADEVYAQIVNDVSEAISLLPPKSSQEAGRATRGSARMLLGNVYVVRENWSAASTVLGELINSGEYALLPDYASVFELANKNSSESIFEVQFLEGTEGFASFFPYNQIPMPLTAEQVAAISGVPNSQAINEQGFNIPTPDIIDSYEDGDPRKSVSIDSVNVDGVFYPYINKFWQPHSTPGLTGVNFPIYRYSEALLFYAEALNEAGQSSEAITFLNQVRERVGLAPLAGLDQTALRQAIMDERRVELAFENKRWLDLVRTGTAQAVMTAFGERVKANPQDYYFPDGIAPPPVAFTTISELFPIPAGETLLNPNF; from the coding sequence ATGAAAAAAACAACATATTTTCTACAGCTGATTATAGCCCTATTTCTTTTTGGGTGTAGTGAGGATTTCCTTGATATTCCTCCAGAAGACTCATTAAGTAAAGCTATTTTCTTTGAATCTCAAGCAGATTTCGAACAAGCTATAAATGCTACATATGCTCCTTTGCGCGACCTTCAACAGGCAGGAGGCAACGCTCCTGGTTCTGCATGGGGTATGGGTGAACTTACATCGGACAACACGTATTATAAGTTTAACCCCAACTATAGAGCTGTGCAAGACGGCGAAGGTTTGGCCGACCATTATCCAAATAACGCCAATGCTACCATTGGAGCTAAGTACGTAACGAACTATTTGATCATTGCGAGGGCCAATCAAATTTTAGATTTGATAGATGATATTGAATTTGAAGATCAAGCCCTTCAATCGAACATAAAAGGTCAAGCATTGTTTTTAAGAGGACTAAGTTACTTCGATTTGGTGCAATTCTATGGCGCCGTGCCTTTACATACAGTGCCAGTTACCAGTAGGGAAAATGCTGCATTACCATTATCATCTGCAGATGAAGTTTATGCGCAAATTGTGAACGACGTTAGTGAGGCAATTTCGTTGTTGCCACCTAAGTCATCCCAAGAAGCTGGTAGAGCCACTCGCGGGTCTGCACGAATGCTGCTTGGAAATGTTTACGTAGTTCGAGAAAATTGGTCGGCTGCGTCAACGGTTTTGGGTGAGTTGATCAATTCTGGGGAATACGCACTTCTTCCCGATTATGCCAGTGTATTTGAATTGGCAAACAAAAATAGTAGTGAGTCTATTTTTGAAGTCCAATTTTTGGAAGGAACAGAGGGCTTTGCTAGTTTCTTTCCATACAATCAGATACCCATGCCGTTAACTGCAGAACAAGTAGCTGCAATAAGTGGAGTGCCAAATTCCCAAGCAATTAATGAACAGGGATTCAATATTCCAACTCCTGACATTATTGATAGCTATGAGGATGGTGACCCACGAAAATCCGTATCCATTGATAGTGTAAATGTAGATGGGGTATTTTATCCATACATCAATAAGTTTTGGCAGCCACATTCTACACCAGGACTAACCGGTGTGAATTTCCCTATTTATAGATACTCCGAAGCTCTATTGTTCTACGCGGAAGCATTGAATGAAGCTGGACAATCCAGTGAAGCCATTACCTTTTTGAATCAGGTGCGGGAACGCGTTGGTCTAGCTCCTTTGGCAGGTTTAGATCAAACTGCGTTAAGACAGGCTATCATGGATGAAAGAAGGGTAGAATTGGCTTTTGAAAATAAAAGATGGCTTGATTTGGTTCGCACAGGTACAGCACAAGCGGTTATGACCGCATTCGGTGAGCGGGTCAAGGCCAATCCACAAGACTATTATTTTCCTGATGGTATAGCGCCACCACCGGTGGCTTTCACTACCATTTCGGAGTTGTTTCCAATACCTGCTGGTGAAACATTATTGAATCCCAACTTCTAA
- a CDS encoding carboxylesterase family protein — protein MKTRRDFIKTVGTASGLLFLPGTILPFGYNAWDIPEEWVEVETSKGKIKGMRSTGVNIFKGIPYAGKVSGDRRFKRPAPLEPWTGVRDTYELGAPAIQAPRRNEPTPAEDCLFLNVWTPANDGKKRPVMFYSHGGGFVIGSGGSQAQDGANLARNFDVVVVQTNHRLGMLGFLYLDEIAGLDYAGSGNMGLLDITEGLRWVSENIDMFGGDPNNVMIFGESGGGAKTSCLYAMPEAAPYFNKASIESGPGVRMLTKDMAAQNTELVLREFGLTQNNWEKLLEVPTDEILKVQARIPFVPPFQEKKNTGGLTEPTIGGFGPVVDGTVLPHHPFDPTAPIISKDKPLMVGWNEDEYTFFAWERKDTEFATLDFEGLKTRLMPQFGEDTPNIIEVYRKARPKASPADIFVAVSSIVMMGLGSIEIAQRKAQQGGAPVYLYNFGYKSEKLIPGTDYPMGTPHAMDISFKFNNEQPPKDGEEDRPSFFGGGRPERFTASHNMAAYWTGFAKKGKPTAENLPQWPEYNMKTKPTMRIDASCEVIEDRFSEELAMWKQIGRLPKEQ, from the coding sequence ATGAAAACACGAAGAGATTTTATAAAAACGGTTGGAACCGCATCAGGATTACTGTTCCTTCCTGGTACAATACTGCCTTTCGGATATAATGCATGGGACATCCCTGAAGAATGGGTGGAAGTTGAAACCTCAAAAGGCAAGATAAAGGGGATGCGCTCCACTGGAGTGAACATTTTTAAAGGTATACCCTACGCAGGTAAAGTTTCGGGTGACCGAAGGTTCAAAAGACCTGCTCCATTAGAGCCTTGGACGGGCGTACGGGACACTTACGAACTGGGTGCTCCCGCCATTCAGGCGCCGCGGCGCAACGAGCCAACACCTGCAGAGGACTGCTTGTTTCTAAACGTGTGGACACCGGCCAACGATGGTAAGAAGCGCCCTGTGATGTTCTACAGCCACGGCGGTGGATTTGTTATTGGTTCTGGAGGTTCGCAAGCACAGGACGGAGCCAATTTAGCCCGTAATTTTGATGTAGTCGTGGTACAGACCAACCACCGTTTGGGAATGCTCGGATTTTTGTATCTGGACGAAATAGCAGGACTTGACTATGCGGGATCTGGCAATATGGGACTTTTGGATATCACTGAAGGATTGAGGTGGGTAAGCGAAAATATTGATATGTTCGGAGGTGACCCCAATAATGTGATGATCTTTGGGGAATCCGGAGGTGGGGCAAAAACCTCCTGCCTCTATGCCATGCCAGAGGCGGCACCTTACTTTAACAAAGCATCAATAGAAAGTGGACCAGGAGTCCGCATGCTCACCAAAGACATGGCAGCACAGAACACTGAATTGGTGCTCAGGGAGTTTGGGTTGACCCAAAATAATTGGGAGAAACTTTTGGAGGTGCCGACTGATGAAATATTAAAAGTACAAGCAAGAATTCCATTTGTACCTCCTTTTCAAGAAAAGAAAAATACAGGGGGACTGACCGAACCGACCATAGGCGGTTTTGGACCGGTGGTGGACGGTACAGTACTACCTCATCATCCTTTTGACCCAACCGCTCCGATCATTTCCAAGGATAAACCATTAATGGTCGGGTGGAACGAAGACGAATACACCTTTTTTGCCTGGGAACGGAAGGATACCGAATTTGCCACTTTGGATTTCGAAGGATTAAAAACGAGATTGATGCCTCAATTTGGGGAAGATACCCCCAACATAATCGAGGTATACAGAAAAGCACGGCCAAAGGCTTCACCGGCCGACATTTTTGTAGCAGTTTCGTCCATTGTGATGATGGGGCTGGGCTCCATAGAGATTGCGCAGCGAAAAGCTCAGCAGGGAGGAGCCCCGGTATACCTATACAATTTTGGGTATAAATCTGAAAAGTTGATTCCCGGAACAGATTATCCCATGGGAACGCCACATGCCATGGATATTTCCTTCAAATTCAACAACGAACAGCCGCCCAAGGATGGGGAAGAAGACCGACCCAGTTTTTTTGGAGGTGGACGTCCCGAGCGCTTTACCGCATCCCACAATATGGCTGCGTATTGGACTGGTTTTGCCAAAAAGGGAAAACCTACCGCCGAGAATCTGCCCCAATGGCCCGAGTATAATATGAAAACCAAGCCCACTATGCGGATCGATGCCTCATGTGAGGTTATCGAGGATAGATTTTCGGAAGAGCTTGCCATGTGGAAGCAAATAGGGAGATTACCTAAAGAACAATAA
- a CDS encoding alpha-L-rhamnosidase N-terminal domain-containing protein — protein sequence MKNLLALLILFSTLAVTGQRRQNTEPEWTATWITLGGVDAEEAGMYLFRKSFTLDSTPAEFPIRISADNRYKLFVNGTLVSVGPNWGDIKHWNYQSMDIAKHLQQGKNTLAVKVWNEADLRAVAQFSFKTALILQGQNELAKVVDTDKSWKVIEDKSYTPLEQHIRGYYAAGAGDFIDMNKAVTGWKQQDFDDSSWEAADTVFEAVQQGFGFRQQEGWNLVPSILPEMELTKERLAKIRKSEGVKIPSSFPQKPASIKVAANSSAKFLLDQEHLTNAYLTLLFSGGKNSVITLQYAEGLYDSEGAKGNRDIIEGKTMTGRRDSIISNGMDNQEYTSLTYRTYRYVELDVKTKNEPLVINDIYGTFTGYPFQMKANLLSDSEELSEMMEIGWRTARLCAVDTYMDCPYYERLQYVGDTRIQHFVSFYNSGDDRLIKNAINLIDYSRQPNGHTLSRYPDRQDQVIPTYSLWYVSMLYDYMMYGSDADFIAEKLMGSRQVLNYFITYLDEDGSLKNVPGWNYTDWVPEWNFGMAPMAEDGSSAALDLQMLHALQSGIALEKELGKPEFVTLYTTMADQLTETIKRKYWDQSKQLFADTPAKDKYSQHANSLAILANIVDNDTKKAIGKSLLEDKSLAPASIYFSYYLHLALNEAGYGDQYLDWLDVWRKNMELGLTTWGETSQVETTRSDCHAWGSSPNIEFFRILLGIESAAPNFKSIKIEPHLGDIKKIGGEMPHPAGMISVNYEKSGKKLKATIVLPQGVDGEFVWNGERKALSSGNNVINL from the coding sequence ATGAAAAATTTACTAGCACTACTGATTTTATTTTCGACTTTGGCCGTTACCGGCCAGCGTAGACAGAACACCGAACCAGAATGGACCGCAACATGGATTACCTTGGGCGGAGTCGATGCTGAGGAGGCCGGAATGTACCTGTTCCGCAAATCCTTTACCCTGGACAGCACACCTGCTGAATTCCCTATCCGCATTTCCGCGGATAACCGATACAAGCTTTTTGTAAACGGTACGCTTGTTTCCGTAGGTCCCAACTGGGGCGACATTAAGCATTGGAATTACCAATCCATGGATATCGCTAAGCATTTACAGCAAGGAAAAAATACCTTGGCCGTAAAGGTTTGGAACGAAGCCGATTTGCGTGCCGTGGCTCAGTTTTCCTTTAAAACGGCCCTAATCCTACAAGGGCAAAACGAATTGGCCAAGGTTGTGGATACCGATAAAAGCTGGAAAGTGATAGAGGATAAGAGCTATACTCCCTTGGAACAGCACATTAGGGGGTATTATGCAGCAGGTGCCGGTGATTTTATCGATATGAACAAAGCAGTAACGGGTTGGAAGCAGCAAGATTTTGATGATAGTTCGTGGGAAGCTGCCGATACCGTTTTTGAAGCGGTGCAACAAGGTTTTGGATTCAGACAGCAAGAAGGATGGAATTTGGTACCATCCATATTGCCCGAAATGGAATTGACCAAGGAACGCTTGGCCAAGATACGTAAATCGGAAGGCGTAAAAATACCATCCAGCTTTCCTCAAAAACCAGCCTCAATAAAGGTGGCCGCCAACTCCAGTGCTAAATTTTTATTGGATCAGGAACACCTGACCAATGCTTATTTGACCTTATTGTTCAGTGGTGGTAAAAATAGCGTAATAACCCTGCAGTATGCGGAAGGGCTGTATGATAGTGAAGGCGCCAAGGGCAACCGGGATATTATCGAAGGGAAGACCATGACCGGAAGAAGGGACAGTATCATTTCCAACGGAATGGATAATCAAGAATACACCTCTTTGACCTATAGGACCTACCGCTATGTGGAACTGGATGTGAAGACCAAAAATGAACCGCTGGTTATTAATGATATCTACGGAACTTTTACAGGGTACCCCTTCCAAATGAAGGCTAATTTGCTCTCCGATAGCGAAGAACTTTCCGAGATGATGGAAATCGGTTGGAGAACAGCTCGCCTTTGTGCGGTGGATACCTACATGGATTGCCCTTATTACGAACGATTGCAATACGTAGGGGATACCCGAATACAACATTTTGTGTCCTTTTACAACAGTGGTGATGACCGCTTGATCAAAAATGCCATCAATTTGATTGATTATTCAAGACAGCCCAACGGGCATACGTTGAGCAGATATCCAGATAGGCAAGATCAAGTGATCCCAACCTATTCGCTTTGGTATGTAAGCATGCTTTATGATTATATGATGTATGGTAGCGATGCCGACTTTATTGCGGAAAAGTTAATGGGGTCCCGTCAAGTATTGAACTATTTTATCACCTATTTGGACGAAGATGGCTCCTTAAAAAATGTTCCGGGTTGGAATTACACGGATTGGGTGCCCGAATGGAACTTTGGAATGGCTCCAATGGCCGAGGATGGCTCTTCCGCAGCCCTAGATCTGCAAATGTTGCATGCTTTGCAATCGGGGATAGCGCTAGAAAAGGAATTGGGTAAACCAGAATTTGTCACGCTATACACCACTATGGCAGATCAGCTTACGGAAACCATCAAACGAAAGTATTGGGACCAATCCAAACAATTGTTCGCTGATACCCCAGCCAAGGACAAATATTCCCAGCATGCCAATTCATTGGCGATTTTGGCCAACATTGTGGATAATGACACCAAGAAAGCTATCGGCAAGTCACTGTTGGAGGACAAGTCGTTGGCACCCGCATCCATTTATTTCAGCTATTATTTGCATTTGGCCCTGAATGAAGCGGGCTATGGAGACCAATATTTGGACTGGTTGGATGTTTGGAGAAAAAATATGGAGCTTGGTTTGACCACATGGGGCGAAACATCACAAGTAGAAACCACCCGTTCTGACTGTCATGCTTGGGGATCCAGTCCCAATATTGAGTTCTTTAGGATTCTACTAGGTATCGAAAGTGCCGCACCCAATTTCAAATCTATCAAAATTGAACCCCACTTGGGCGATATCAAAAAAATTGGTGGAGAGATGCCACACCCAGCAGGGATGATATCGGTGAACTATGAAAAGTCCGGAAAAAAATTGAAGGCTACCATCGTATTGCCTCAAGGAGTTGATGGGGAATTTGTTTGGAATGGAGAGCGTAAAGCCCTTAGCTCAGGCAATAATGTTATCAATCTTTAA
- a CDS encoding carboxylesterase family protein — translation MKNKLFFLVLFLCGTMFHVQAQSEVITGENIAVTNTESGKVRGYIHNGIVTYKGIPYAIAERFKPATKVEPWEGVRSSTMYGPVAPLLTPTTQVQDESEFVFDHDWGYTNEDCLRINIWTPSIEDDKKRPVLFWIHGGGFTAGSSQELPSYHGENLSKKGDVVVVSINHRLNILGFLDLSEYGEEYRESANNSILDIVAALQWVKTNISNFGGDPDNVTIFGQSGGGAKVNTLMAMPRAKGLFHKAINQSGAFRGNLTTKEVTQSIAAEVLNQLSISPEQVDSLQNIPFKDLSAAGAKALKIVSDKLKEKGNTSSGVNLNWGPSRDGSALPYDLMSAEALELSKEVPLLIGTTKNEFAPFANMRFFNASEKEVMDHIEQVYKDKADDYVAAVKKAYPNDTKPEDLLSIDTRFRPGAVCQANQKSNLEGGAPVYMYLFTWQSPVFDGKYKSLHCMELPFVFDNIERANHMTGGGEKAQLLADKMSSAWINFAKTGDPNHAGLPTWPKYNTVNTATMHLDNTCEVKPQLDKELFELVASMPSN, via the coding sequence ATGAAAAATAAACTATTCTTTTTAGTACTGTTTTTATGTGGGACAATGTTCCATGTACAAGCACAATCCGAAGTTATCACAGGGGAAAATATTGCCGTGACCAATACCGAATCAGGAAAGGTGAGAGGTTACATCCATAATGGTATAGTTACCTATAAGGGTATTCCGTATGCCATAGCGGAACGGTTTAAACCGGCAACAAAGGTGGAGCCCTGGGAAGGAGTGCGCAGTTCCACCATGTATGGCCCTGTAGCACCCTTATTGACACCGACCACTCAGGTTCAGGATGAATCTGAGTTTGTATTTGATCATGACTGGGGCTACACCAACGAGGATTGTCTTCGAATCAATATTTGGACACCAAGTATCGAAGATGATAAGAAAAGACCCGTCCTTTTTTGGATTCATGGAGGTGGTTTTACGGCTGGTTCAAGTCAAGAATTACCTTCTTATCATGGTGAAAACCTAAGCAAAAAGGGTGATGTGGTAGTCGTTTCCATCAACCATAGGCTGAATATCCTTGGTTTTTTAGATCTATCAGAGTATGGAGAAGAATATCGGGAATCAGCCAACAACAGTATTTTGGATATTGTCGCTGCATTGCAATGGGTGAAGACCAATATTTCCAATTTTGGTGGCGACCCCGATAATGTGACCATTTTTGGACAATCGGGTGGTGGAGCCAAGGTAAATACCTTAATGGCGATGCCACGGGCCAAGGGTCTATTTCATAAGGCCATCAACCAAAGCGGTGCCTTTAGGGGCAATTTGACCACAAAGGAAGTTACCCAGTCCATTGCCGCGGAGGTATTGAACCAACTCTCCATCTCACCAGAGCAGGTGGACAGTCTCCAAAACATCCCATTCAAAGATCTTAGTGCGGCAGGGGCAAAGGCATTGAAAATCGTTTCGGATAAATTGAAGGAGAAAGGAAACACATCATCTGGAGTTAATCTCAATTGGGGTCCCAGTAGGGATGGATCTGCTTTACCTTATGATTTAATGTCCGCTGAGGCGCTTGAACTTTCCAAGGAGGTACCCTTATTGATCGGCACTACCAAAAACGAGTTCGCGCCATTTGCCAACATGCGGTTTTTTAATGCATCAGAAAAAGAAGTGATGGACCATATTGAACAAGTCTACAAGGATAAAGCGGACGATTATGTTGCAGCAGTGAAAAAGGCCTATCCCAACGATACCAAACCTGAAGACCTACTATCAATAGATACGAGGTTCCGACCAGGGGCTGTGTGCCAAGCCAATCAGAAATCGAATTTAGAAGGCGGTGCACCTGTATATATGTACCTGTTTACTTGGCAATCACCTGTTTTTGATGGTAAATACAAATCACTTCACTGTATGGAGCTGCCTTTTGTGTTTGATAATATCGAACGGGCGAATCATATGACCGGTGGAGGTGAAAAGGCACAACTATTGGCAGATAAAATGAGCAGTGCTTGGATCAATTTTGCAAAAACTGGAGATCCAAATCATGCCGGGTTGCCCACATGGCCCAAATACAATACGGTGAATACCGCCACGATGCATTTGGACAATACCTGCGAAGTAAAGCCCCAATTGGACAAAGAATTGTTTGAATTAGTGGCAAGTATGCCAAGTAATTGA
- a CDS encoding family 78 glycoside hydrolase catalytic domain — protein MKTAWIKTCFLSLFGVVLLNSCTNPDTKIDTLRVAYMEHPMAVEDTNPLFGWKMVSDKVGQKQVAYQIMVRKDQDGYVVWDSGKVLSGISNNISYQGDDLKAETAYTWELTVWDVENRQYKKEGHFETGIMNPDRAAWQGAQFIGTNNLTLDAASALLFDLETEFQILEGNTASLILGANDFRLNDRFQNINNAEGENYLRLQLDIAGVGGEQGAKLNIYRVGFTKEDSATTPYMVISKANYPNTNINKLITASNKLDSHQLKIAVNASTITLYIDGEKLLLELDDPDNPIPPQFRNTGFTVTGGGGGNFLTYPHINSIGFAAEPGSKVVYRNYKLLNSGHSDPNNNEVFGAKTGPGYGIFKEFEGVEVQEGDRIVVSNISDETRLQYADPSHGSVSMLRTNFVTKEGSEVVKAKLYATSMGSNEMYINGERIGEDWFAPGATQFRETLGYYAYDVTSSIKSGENTMGAIIFPGWYTGYMTYTPGNYNFFGDTEALLARLVITYADGSSQNVVTDPTSWKLFQDGPIEYGSFFQGERYNAQKETLISVDGDVNGWSTTSYDDSQWKAAEVVKPRDWIDFDIVSRHDRPVRVVERIKAQEVMETHSEDGSTYTYNMGVNMVGVPHITIPEGWLKKGDTVILRYAEQLYPGFEGDDQEYVAMYGYNGGKGIAGRILTENYRAAMATDFYIAKDAAETIIQPRTTFRGYQYVQVTIPQHSGPLPLENVTGLSLSSDNLPTGTYTAVTFDGTTGDLANQLFKNIQRSQLGNFFTLPTDCPQRNERMGWTGDAQAYTRTGTYNSDTYNFFRQWMVALRDDQGVGSETEAPGGIGSTVPTYNMKDDTTFANGTTWAAAVCMVPWQLYVQYGDTQIIEENMETMRLWLEGMDYYDFSEEYPHLSSKTDGLADWLAMDNNTPAELVNNAIYIYMMEVTAIMADAIGETEYAKVLRNRHAMAKEEWNRLFVDPESGRTRNLEGLIVHSQSSYATPLNFNVFNDANQAKAESHLAELVQKPSNSNTTADGSRVVYPERTGPLGGFGINSEQVTEDFLPYTITTGFSGTPNILPSLSKGGKIEEAYRLFSSTDYTSWLYPVTKGATSIWERWNGYKAAFKKNNDNRMNSFNHFALGAVGQWMYEYQLGITTDHEQGQAGYKQFVLQPQAFGNFKSLEGSYESNYGTIKSHWQMNNDDQMITYNATVPANTTATLYLPMVLDNDEYPSIEGANYRGETIRNGVSVLKYELDSGTYSFSLSEGKLMVVSN, from the coding sequence ATGAAAACCGCTTGGATTAAAACTTGCTTTCTGTCGCTTTTTGGAGTGGTGTTGCTGAATTCTTGTACCAACCCAGATACCAAAATCGATACCCTTAGAGTCGCTTACATGGAGCATCCCATGGCCGTTGAAGATACCAACCCACTGTTTGGGTGGAAAATGGTATCGGACAAGGTGGGACAAAAACAGGTGGCCTATCAAATTATGGTGCGCAAGGACCAAGACGGTTATGTGGTTTGGGACAGTGGCAAAGTCCTGAGTGGAATTTCCAATAATATTTCTTATCAAGGCGATGACTTAAAAGCTGAAACTGCCTATACATGGGAGTTGACAGTTTGGGATGTCGAAAATCGGCAATATAAAAAAGAAGGCCACTTTGAAACGGGTATCATGAATCCGGATAGAGCAGCTTGGCAAGGAGCGCAGTTTATCGGCACCAATAATCTAACACTTGATGCGGCGTCCGCCTTGTTGTTTGATTTGGAAACGGAATTCCAAATTTTGGAAGGAAACACTGCCTCATTAATCCTAGGGGCCAATGATTTTAGGTTGAATGACAGGTTTCAGAACATCAACAATGCCGAGGGGGAAAACTACTTGAGGTTACAATTGGATATTGCTGGGGTTGGAGGTGAGCAGGGTGCCAAGTTGAACATCTATCGTGTAGGATTTACCAAAGAGGATTCTGCAACGACCCCCTACATGGTTATTTCCAAGGCGAATTACCCCAATACCAATATCAACAAATTGATTACCGCTTCGAATAAATTGGATTCCCATCAACTAAAAATAGCGGTCAATGCCAGCACGATCACTCTGTATATTGATGGAGAAAAATTGCTTTTGGAATTGGATGACCCCGATAACCCCATCCCCCCTCAATTTAGAAATACAGGTTTTACGGTAACTGGTGGGGGCGGAGGTAATTTCTTGACCTATCCCCATATCAATTCAATAGGATTTGCAGCGGAACCTGGAAGCAAAGTGGTTTATAGAAATTATAAACTGTTGAATTCAGGACACAGCGACCCTAACAATAATGAAGTATTTGGAGCCAAAACCGGTCCGGGCTATGGTATTTTTAAAGAATTTGAGGGAGTTGAGGTACAGGAAGGTGATAGGATAGTGGTGTCTAACATATCCGATGAAACTCGGCTTCAATATGCAGACCCTAGTCACGGGTCCGTGAGCATGCTACGAACAAATTTTGTGACCAAAGAAGGTTCCGAAGTGGTTAAAGCGAAATTGTACGCCACCTCCATGGGTTCCAATGAAATGTATATCAATGGGGAGCGAATTGGGGAAGATTGGTTTGCACCTGGCGCCACTCAGTTTCGGGAGACATTGGGATACTACGCCTATGATGTTACTTCCAGCATCAAATCCGGTGAAAATACCATGGGTGCCATCATTTTTCCTGGCTGGTACACGGGCTACATGACCTACACCCCTGGCAATTATAACTTTTTCGGGGATACGGAAGCCCTTTTGGCTCGACTAGTGATTACCTACGCTGATGGAAGTAGCCAAAATGTGGTGACCGACCCTACCTCATGGAAACTGTTTCAAGATGGTCCTATTGAGTACGGTAGTTTTTTCCAAGGAGAGCGTTACAATGCGCAAAAGGAAACATTGATCTCTGTGGATGGAGATGTTAATGGATGGTCCACCACGTCTTATGACGATTCCCAATGGAAAGCTGCTGAGGTTGTTAAGCCAAGAGACTGGATTGATTTTGACATTGTTTCCCGCCATGACCGCCCCGTTCGGGTCGTTGAACGGATAAAGGCCCAGGAGGTTATGGAAACTCATAGCGAAGATGGCAGCACTTACACCTACAATATGGGTGTGAACATGGTCGGCGTACCCCACATCACCATTCCAGAAGGCTGGCTTAAAAAAGGGGATACGGTAATATTACGTTATGCCGAACAGTTGTATCCTGGTTTTGAAGGCGATGATCAGGAATATGTAGCGATGTATGGCTATAATGGTGGAAAAGGCATAGCGGGACGTATTTTGACGGAGAACTATCGTGCTGCCATGGCCACAGATTTTTATATTGCTAAAGATGCTGCTGAAACGATAATTCAACCAAGGACTACTTTTAGAGGATATCAGTATGTACAGGTTACCATTCCCCAGCATTCTGGACCTCTTCCTTTGGAAAATGTGACAGGACTGTCCTTGTCTTCAGATAACCTACCAACTGGAACTTACACTGCGGTTACCTTTGATGGAACCACTGGAGATTTGGCCAATCAACTCTTCAAAAACATTCAGCGGAGTCAATTGGGTAATTTTTTCACCTTGCCCACGGATTGTCCACAACGGAACGAGCGTATGGGTTGGACGGGAGATGCCCAAGCCTATACGAGAACAGGAACCTATAACTCCGATACCTATAACTTTTTCAGGCAATGGATGGTGGCTCTTCGCGATGACCAAGGGGTAGGTAGTGAAACGGAAGCTCCAGGGGGAATCGGCAGTACCGTTCCTACCTACAATATGAAGGATGATACCACTTTCGCCAATGGGACCACTTGGGCAGCTGCAGTATGTATGGTGCCATGGCAGTTGTACGTTCAATATGGGGACACCCAAATTATAGAGGAAAACATGGAAACCATGCGTTTATGGTTGGAGGGGATGGACTACTATGATTTTAGTGAGGAGTATCCGCACTTGTCTTCGAAGACGGATGGACTTGCCGATTGGTTGGCCATGGATAACAATACCCCCGCCGAATTGGTGAACAATGCCATATACATTTACATGATGGAAGTTACGGCCATTATGGCTGATGCCATTGGAGAAACGGAATATGCCAAAGTGTTGCGTAATCGTCATGCAATGGCCAAAGAAGAATGGAACAGGCTATTTGTAGACCCAGAATCTGGAAGGACACGCAACTTGGAAGGACTTATTGTGCACTCCCAAAGCTCTTATGCCACACCGTTGAACTTTAATGTGTTTAACGATGCAAATCAAGCTAAGGCTGAATCACATTTGGCAGAATTGGTTCAAAAACCTTCCAATAGCAATACCACGGCAGATGGGAGTAGGGTGGTTTATCCGGAAAGAACGGGACCATTGGGAGGTTTTGGGATTAACTCGGAGCAGGTTACGGAGGACTTTTTACCCTACACCATAACCACTGGATTCTCTGGTACGCCAAACATACTTCCGTCCCTAAGCAAGGGAGGAAAAATTGAAGAGGCCTACCGTTTGTTTTCAAGTACCGATTACACCTCATGGCTGTATCCGGTAACCAAAGGAGCAACCTCCATTTGGGAACGTTGGAACGGATATAAGGCCGCATTTAAAAAGAATAATGATAACCGCATGAATTCCTTTAATCATTTTGCCCTAGGTGCGGTTGGACAATGGATGTATGAATACCAATTGGGCATCACAACAGACCATGAGCAAGGTCAGGCAGGTTACAAACAGTTTGTTTTACAGCCCCAAGCTTTTGGGAATTTCAAATCGTTGGAAGGGAGCTACGAATCCAATTATGGTACCATCAAAAGTCATTGGCAGATGAACAATGATGACCAAATGATCACATACAATGCAACCGTCCCGGCCAATACTACGGCCACCTTATATTTGCCCATGGTCTTGGATAATGATGAATACCCATCTATTGAAGGTGCAAATTATAGGGGCGAAACCATTAGAAATGGCGTATCTGTTTTAAAATATGAGCTGGATTCAGGAACATATTCGTTTAGCCTATCGGAAGGTAAGCTAATGGTAGTTTCAAATTGA